The following DNA comes from Rhipicephalus microplus isolate Deutch F79 chromosome 6, USDA_Rmic, whole genome shotgun sequence.
GTAATGCGGACCAAATGCCTTCTGTCACCCCTCCCTATAAAAACAAAGCTAGGTTGTGTAAAAATAGCGGGAAcacaaacaaacgaaaagaaCTTAGACTAATTAACATAAACTTGCGCAGTGTCACTAATAAAATAGATTCCTTGGAAAGCATGCTTATGCAGTATGATCCCCATATTGCGGTGATAACGGAGACGTGGTTGCGAGAGGAAATTAGTGATGACGAGGTATTTCCCCCCTGTTACAACGTGTATCGAAAAGACCGATCTGCCAGAGGAGGGGGAGTAGCCATCCTTGTCAAACCAGATATCGAAGCAACGATTGCTGCTGATGTTGGCATTCTTGAATGCTTGTGCGTAAAATTGTCCTGGGGACATAGCTTTATCTTGTACGCATGTTACAGGCCTCCAGATGCGATCCCGGAGTACCTAACTTTTCTGAAAGAACATATGTCAAGGTTTTTTAATAAGCAAATCTTTTTGATAGGAGACCGAAATTTGCTAAGTGTAGACTAGGAGGGGCTGACCTGTTCCCAGTTCAGTAAAAATGCTAACACTTTATTTGATATTATGCTCGCTCACGATCTAACTCAAATAGTCAGGCAACCAACACGCGTGCAGGGACATGCAAGCTGTATCTTAGATTTGGTATTCGTAAAACGTGCTTTTTCAGGATATACTGTAGTCGTGGAACAGGGGCTTTCAGATCATGATCTTGTAAGCGTGACAATTCCTCTGTTTCAATGCAGTAGCCACGGAAAATCACCCATGCAGTATTTTAAGGATCATTCGAGAGCTGATGATGACCGTGTAATAGAATACATGGAAGCTGTACTTGCAGAATTTAACGATGACGCTTTAGGCACGTGTGCTCTTTGGGAAAAATTTGTTGAGACGTGCCAATACTGTATTAATAACTTTATGCCTAGCAAACCCAAACGAACGCATAAACGTACGCAATGGATGACGCATGAAGTTGTTAAACTAAAAAGAGAAGTTAAACGGCTAAGGAAGCAGCATGCGCAGCGCGCAGTTATCAAGGAGCACCAAAGAATCCTTGCTGAAAAAATGCATCGCTCAAAAGAATACTACTTTAAAACCTTAATGCCCGACTTTATAAAGAATGATCCTTCCAAGTTCTGCAATTATCTTAAAGATAGGAAGAAACCCATTTCAAAAATTGTACTTGACAGCCGCATAGTTACAAATCCTGGCGACATTGCAAATCATTTCAACACATACTTTCATAGCGTGTTTATTGTTTCCGGAGCATCTACGTTTTCTGTAGCGTCATCTCAACCATTCAAGGTCAATTTCATTTCATATGCTGGTTTGGTTTCCATGCTTGTAAACTTAAATACGAAAATGAGTTGCGGTCCTGACGAACTGCCCGATGCCTTTCTCCGACGTTATGCCGAATGCGTTGGCAAATTCCTCTTTATAATCTTCCATGCTTCCCTGTCAACAGCAACTTTGCCGCGTGACTGGAAAATGGCCCGAGTGGCGCctatgttcaaaaaaaaaaaaaggcgacagatTATCAGTacctaattacaggccaatatcgctAACTTTCTTATGCTGTAAACTAATAGAACACATTATAGCGAACCAGATTACAGAATTTCTTGAAACACACTCTATACTAACACATTTCCAGCACGGGTTTAGAAAAAAGTATTCGACCGTGACGCAGCTTGTTACCGTTACGCATGCATTTGCCAGCGCCCTCGATGACAACATTCAGATAGACACCATATTTCTagacttttgtaaggccttcgataaagttcctcatgGGACATTAATCTATAAATTAAATAAAATAGGTCTTCCGAAGGTATTGGTAGCATGGGTAGCTGAATACCTGAATAATCGGGTGCAGTACGTCGCCATCGAGGGTCAAAATTCGAGTCTTTTGCCAGTCACGTCGGGTGTGCCCCAAGGCAGTGTATTGGGGCCCTTGCTATTCTTgtgttacataaatgatattgtagatGTAATTGAGCCAACCGTCCAGATTCgtttgttcgcagacgactgcgttttatttcgtgaaattcataacaaacatgattaaatagagctacacaaaaatctagactacatatacaaatggtgcaacaaatggggtatgattgtaaatacagaaaaaacagtttccatgtgtataaacaggtcaataactacaaatatctaggtgttaCGTTCACTACTAACCTGTCTTGGAATTCACACATCGAAAACACTTGTGCATCTGCTTTCAGAAAATTATGCTTCCTGAGACACAAGCTCCGCAATTCACCACCAAGTGTAAAACTTCTGTGTTATCAATCCTACATTCGACCAAAATTGGAGTACGCATGCGTAGTGTGGGATTTTTACACCAAATGTAACATAGACAAATtggaaagaattcagagaaaagcaGTTCGCTTTATATATTCTAAATTTCGTCACACGGATTCTCCATCTGAACTAATGTCAGCTAACAACATTCCACTACTTCAGTCTAGAAGAAGGCAACTGCGCTTAGACTTCCTGAGTTCCTTGCTTAACCATAGAGTTGCGATTGACCCTTCATTGTATTTAACCCCTTTGTCAACCAGATATACACGACATCACCAGCCAAACTCTTTTACACCATATTTTGCTAGAACAGATACatataaattttccttttttccgcgaacagtaTCTGAGTGGAACACCTTGTCTGAGTGTGACCGCCCTGCATAGTATGTATGTTTGTCTCATAGTGTATATTTGTTGATGTAGCACTGTATATATTTCCTCATCTTACTCACCTTGTTATTTATTACGTTCGTGATCAATCTTAGTCCTCTGTTTTTGTGATTCCTgattgcccgtcctgcttggaccacgttttgtagtctgcagtatgaataaataaaataaataaaattattattattatacctcCAGTGGCGTCTTCTTGCATCTTGTGTTAGTGAAAAAGCACGCAATGATGGCTGCAGATGCGCCACTGGCATACCGGGTCGGGTCCACCTCCTGTTGACACAGGCCTAACTAAGGGACTTAAGCTAACTGCGAGAGCCTGCTCTACTTCAGGGAGGTAGAACCGTGGTGGCACTTTTCAAAGAACCCGTTCGCTGAAGTTTCACGCAACCTTAAACTTCGGTTGGACTGTGAATCTATAGCAAGTGATGTTCGCTGAACAACGCCCCAACACCTCGCTGGCTTGGCATGATAGGGAACTCCTTACACCAATTTGATGCCGGAGACGAAGCTCGCAGTGGTCCTCCTACATATCAAGCGACGTTGTTGGTGGTGGGCTGCTACgtaagtcacacacacacacacacacacacacacacacacacacacacacacacacacacacacacacacacacacacacacacacacacacacacacacacacacacacacacacacacacacacacacacacacacacacacacacacacacacacacacacacacacacacacacacacacacacacacacacacacacacacacacacacacacacacacacacacacacacacacacacacacacacacacacacacacacacacacacacacacacacacacacacacacacacacacacacacacacacacacacacacacacacacacacacacacacacacacacacacacacacacacacacacacacacacacacacacacacacacacacacacacacacacacacaacgtaaTCTTGACGACGGTTGAGAAGAAATCTGTATATGAGGTAAACAGACTTGCTAATCCGACATCATGCTAATCCGACATCAAGTGTAATGCTAATCTGACATCACGTGTAATATTATAAAGACtagtaaacgcaacagcacaaaATAACTATGTAAAGTCACAACAAATCTAGTATCTGAACAAAATGTCGACACTTATTTACGCGCTGTAGTATAAATGACGCCGATATATGACCCGGTACTGAAGACAGTGGAAACGAAAGTATGGGCGTTGCTTAACCCTGAGTAGTACAATTTGAATCACGTGGGACGTATAGAGTATGAACTTACCACTCGCGCATCCGTCTCTGTCGAATGGAAGGCAAAAACCATTTTTTTATTCGATGTATTGAACCTCCCGAGCTTCCCTCCGAAAGCTTTCTCCAACTAAAGCAGTTTTGCATTGCCCCCGGGATCGGGGGCGTTGTAAGCTTTTCTGCGCCTTATCGTGTTTTACTGGCTTGTACGTGAACATCAACCAACTAGCCGAGAAAAGAGTACTGCTAGACATTATCCACAGGGGTCTAAAGTATTCAACTAAGGTTTAAATGCGGCTTAAAAACACCAAGTATAAGCTACTGTTATGCGCAATACTTTGAGTGTAACCACGTCGTGACATTGAAAATATGGCTACTAAGGTTAATGTGGATGAAGTTGGCTCCTTTGTAAGCGTAAGAGCTACTCCACCGGCAGGTCGACAGCAGCTGTACCACTTACCCGAATTGGCACATTTCCTTCCGTTAGCAGCGATATTTCCTGTCAGCGCTCTACATATTTGGCAGGCGCTCGAGTGAACCGGAGGGAGTGCGTAATGGTCGTAATGCCCCGTTCCCATGTGACCACAAGATATTGTGCAACCACCGGAAACAATACTGGAATAGGCTATAGATACGTGTTTTATGAAATGATCCAAGCCACTTTGAGGGgccgaagtgttttttttttatcttttctcaGCTTTGGAGATTTCGACCCGTtatttacaacaacaacaaaaaaaactaaacaaatacACAAGAAGTAAGACGCCTTGCGCCTGTTTTTATTATCTTGTTACACATTCGCCTGAAATACTAGCGTCTCACTTCAATGCCTTCTTATCAATCATAGTTACCCGCCGCCACCATTGAAACGGACAAAGGCTTCTTTCCTCACAATTAATTTAAGATGGCAGGTGGATTTAGTTGCCTCCTTATGTCATGGTAATTGTAAGCAGAAACATAACAAACCTTGCGGAAGACCTATCAATCTGGTAAGTGTGATAAGGATTATTGCGGTTCTGCTTAACGCCAAGAAGCAGCGATATATAGCGATATATAGCAAGATGAAGCGGTTCGTGCACTATGACTTTCTTACGTTTCTGTTGCGGATTGTGGTGAGAAAGAGAGAACTCCCAGGGTCTTGTTGATAAGACACTGAGAGTTCGACTTTTATTATGTGGATATGGAATTATATGGAAAGGAAAATAACTTTACTGTGTCCCACAGAACGCGACTGGGTCACACCCGGTTCAGCACAcgccttcgtcgtccattcacgtccagtaataccaaacttggtatatgtgaagctagcgaaacggccacgaccaCATAATGaccgcggcatgtagtcatgttacatgacacccacctcatgattatcatgtctgcacaagtcacataccttcgtcatccattcacgttccgtaataccaaatatgataTTTgcgaagctagccaaacggccgcgagcgcatcatgagtgtggaatgtagtcatgtgaTTACATCACATGCACgtaatgatttttatgttatggtctgacgatcgagttcgccatacagtcatgtcataccacaccaattttccaacatgtcatgtgaacgaaatcaccgcaagagcagcaagtctatgaaatgtaaatcatgacattcatgacatacgtgtcatgattttcatgttatgactagtcaaatatgttcttcatatagtcatgttgtgccctaccaagtttggtattgatacctcacccgaaacggtcaggagagctaaaagtcgtaggtggctagataggcAGATACGcacaatgtcaccgaagttcgctaagaaatatttCGAATTTATTATAAACAACAGCAAATTAGATCATCTAGCTACGCTCTATTTCAAGGCTTGGCCCAGCAAGTACAAAGTTatcataggtttttttttttttttgcagggggGCATACGAACTCCTTTTACATTcttatgtgtgcgtgtatatatacaatagcgatattgaaaaaaaaaacaaaaaacaaattaaaGAGTTTGAATCTCGTCCACCTGCTTGACTTCTCCAGTGGTGGATTATCCTCTTGCCTCGATATCATATCCCGTATCTTAGCACGATAAGTCAGCATGCTTTATTATCAATTCACCTACGATGTTTTGTGAAATGAAAATATGACAAAAGCATTCGTAATTATATAGCGCAGCGAGATAGGACATCTCAAAGGAACCTATTAGCACAGGTGCAGATATTTGGCCTTGTTGATAGGACATTATGCAGTATTTAGCGCAACGTAAAGCAAAGAGAAGAAGCATGGTCACAATAAGTTCGCGCTTGTTGGGCCTCCCCTTTTCGTTCTTGTATCTCAGTGTTCTTAatatgccacgttccatttcttaagttttgttatcgccccaaaacactacacaattctcagcgaaAACCGCAccggcagttttcgagaagcttccagactttagtagatcacttcaataagatcacgcccactctgcgaactgtacagattattctggaacctacgccgccgcaagcgataacgctagaacattcgatggctagagtataaatgccgacgcacttcgccgcttgtcagttgttgatcgaaggctgaTGCTCCGTTCGCCAATATCAGTGCCTGCTACCGTAGTCCGATTTTCCTTTTACTGGGcataggttcgcccaaataatcaatttattattcgactcgcagtgtgctctattcgtccacgtcacgaccccgtgaaaaTATTGCATAGAGCACAAGCAACCATTTAAATTATGATAACAGGGATGCTTTTTCGAAGGTCTTCGGGTACAGAAGTTTCACACTGTTTTTGATGAAATTTCACACTGTTTGTGATGCTCAACCTCATTTCGctttattcgttcttgcttccagaTCTTTAGTTAAAGCGGTGGTAATTTGTTGTTATGCCACATGTCTGTCAATAAGAGACTGCATATTGTCACGAAGGTAGCTCTTCCAGCCGAGCTCGAGGTATGGCATCCCCAAATTGCTGATGGCCCTCACGAATTTACTCATCCCGTCGCTGGCTCCCGTCACGAACAACGTCGGGTCCTCAAGGGTGTCGGGTTTGACGGTGTGAAGCCGTATTTGTACAGGACCGTTGGTGGTTGGCTGAACCGAGAACAAGAGCCGCAGGTTGGTGGCGGAGACCTTGGAAATGTGGAGAAGAAATTACTTAATCAGTCAACTAATTAATAAACTCATGTGTCTGATGCGCAAAAGACTGCTTCCGTAACAAATCTGTCTTCAAACACCCTACCTTGAGGCGTAGTGCCGCACGAATTGTTTCAAAAAGTAGAGTGCCTACtaagaaaaaaacacaagtattttaacgcgatagcgagcTCGTTTCATAGatattccggcgtcggcgttgctaacagcgtcgttggttgtgagtgaaaaatcatcatcttatgcgtgaccgaaaaattgagattggtgcaaataaaataaataatatatcAATATCCTGGATCAGAATGGGGACCGAACCAGGGCTGTTTGCGTGGCAAGAGAATTTTCCATCACACGGCCACGCCTCGGCTTGTGAAAAcaatgaaaagaacttcctctgcttggaaatgcagtgaaagtagcctTCATGCTTCAAagacacacgcgtcctgtatacatgcttcacaatgcaacatgaaacattgCAGTAATAATATGTGGTACAGGCGTCCATTGCCAACGTGATCAGAATATCTGAATATCACAATGGCTCCGTGgctgaaagccggtaccccaccaCAAAAGGCACACGCGCTACTGCGCCTATTACGTTAATGCCACGTAATGGgagcatagcaagttcgaaaaggcttcatgcactaagtgtatgaagtacgcactataggaACATGATGTTATCGCGTTCAACCCCTAAAGACGAAGGTTTagagtcccctaatttttttagaCAACATGCAATCACTATGCATTAAAATGACACCATGCCACCGTGGTGGGCAGTGattatggtactcggctgcttacacGAAAACCTTGCGGTCCGATCCCGACTGTTCCGAGGGCATTTCAATAGAAGCAAAATGCTAGAGACCTGTATATTGGTGCGATCTCAGTGCAAGTTATAGAACCCCAGTTTTTCAACAATTCTAGGGGCTCCAGTATGACGCTTACCAtactcatatggtgattttgagactATTGTGATAAATTTAACTTGATGGCAGTGACagtgtagatatatatatatatatatatatatatatatatatatatatatatatatatatatatatatattgaagtgtgtgcgtgtgtgtgtatctgtaaatatcatcatcagtgtgatttagctcgagcctggctgcaTAAATCGGTTCCTCATTAATAGTGAATGGTGCTTCTCGTTCCCCCAAGCCCTTTCGCCTGTTCCTGCTGGAGCTCCGCCAGAGTCGTCGCGCAACACCCCCTGCCATGGCCGCCCAAGAAGATCTTGGCTCGTCTAACGCCACCCTCCCACTGCAGCCTTCGCCACCCGCTCTGCCCCAGAACACCCGCCTGCGTGATCCACATGTGTTTTCCGGTATCCGAGGTGATGATGGCGAAGACTAGATCCTAAACTACGATTtatcagcgatttgaacaggtggaacaatccacagaagttgcgctgCATCTACCATTTTACTTGTTGGATGTCCCTAAATTTTGTGTCTAGAACCACCAATCGGATATTCCCGTCTGGTACACTTTGGCAAAGCAACTTCgtaaaattttcggagcccctaCAGTTCACCCTGAGGCAGCAAAAAAGAAGCTCGCTGAATGCATGCAGCTGCCGAGTGAATCTTGCATCTCGTATGGTGAAGATGTCCTTGCATTGTGCAAGCGTGTTAAGTCCACTATGTCCCCGAACTACCAAATACGTCACGTTAATAAAGGCATCAACagcgtcgcctttaacgcccgcgccacgcaaaatcctgccaccacccaggttGTGATAATCTgccagcgacttgacgagcttcagtctcctCGCCTCTACTACGATGCCGCCGTTCTCGCCCTCGATTCACTCACCCTCTTGAATAGACACCATTCTCTATTTGAATTGAATTCGCCAGTCAATAGCATGACTaacaccgctactcacagcaaccagtctgacggctctcgtattgtactacattggcgtccatatcgcgtgtttCGGGCAGAAGGCAAgatcatcgaaaaaaaaaaaacgtccagaaacactacgacgcaacatcatacgtccttcctcaagctcctggtcatccccagttgttctcgttcaaacaAAAGatggaacagtttttttttctgtgctgatTACGGTgtgctaaacaaaataacgcgcaaggatgtttatcctcggCTCGGATTGATGACGCACTGGATTAATTACATGGCACCAAGTATTTTTCTACCCTTAACCTGAGGTCAGGCTATTGGCAGTTGCCAATGTCGGAGTccgataaagagaagaccgccttttcaaggtAAGGTAGGTTGTACGAGTTTACTGTGATGCCTTTTTGACTCTGTAAGGCACCCGCCACTATCGGActcatgatagacggcgtattgcgtggtttcaaatggaaaacatgtctatGCTATATCTACGATATAGTattgttttcatccacgttctcgcagcatctgcAACGCCTTGACAAAGTCTTCGCatccttgcaaaagccggtctacagcctAATACCAAGAAACGTACCTTTGCAAGCAAGTCAATGAAGGTTCTTGATCACCTAGTCAGAAAATAAGGAATTCGGCCAggccccgagaagcttgccgccatTCTCGACTTTACTCGTCTACTATGCGAAAGGAACATGCACAGCATTCTCGGCTTAGCTTCATagttccggcgcttcatacgtggcttcgcgAAACTTGCGTCCCCGCTCCATCAACTTTTCGCAAGTAACGTCACCTCCGCTTGGTCCGAAGAcagcgaaagcgctttcacggcattgaagcaagccctcacgtcgaaTCCGgtactatgccacttcgatcaAAGTGCACCCACCATCTTTCACATCGACGCTAGTAGTCATGCTCTAGGCGCGATACTCTCGCAGCGCGacaactcacgcgaacgcgtcgttgcttacgcaagtcatGTTCTTACCGCTGCCGAGAGAGAAAAACTACATCACCAAGCAGGAGTGTcatgctgttgtttgggcagtgcaaagatttcgaccatatcttcacggccgtcacttTATCGTCATTACCGACCATAGTTCCCTATGCTGGCTTTCGCTCAAACACTTATCGGGTGGCCTCGGTCGCTGGATGCTTTGCTTGCCGGAGTacgatttcgatgtcgcctacagatctgggaaaaAGCATCAAAATTCTGATGCTCTATCGCGTATGATGCTTTATCTGATGCTTTATACACGCGAAGAGgatgatttttcgttcacaaccaacgacgaTGCGGACGGTGACACCAAAGCTGAATTTTTTACGAAACGAGCCATTTATCGCAATCACGTGAATACGAAAAATTCACCTTGAAATTCGACGTATGGCGTACAGTGCTTTtggagtgaaataaaaaaaaacgaatatttgGTGCTGATGTCTTAGCTGGCACCTATGATGGCGAATCCTTTGAGAATTTTCAGAGTACAAAGTAACAGTCTAAACCAATTTACTGAATCACTTTAGCATCCATTTAGGACGCTAAAGTAACTCTGGGAAAGCGACACAGAAACAGACGTACCGTGGATCCTAATGTTCCGTTACTGCTGGTGCAGCTCCTCCAATCCACACTGATTCGCAGTGGCTCCTCGGCGAACACAATGACCTCGATGAAAGTGTTGTTATTGGCACAGAATACGTACGGAGGTTTGTAGTTCCACATGCTTCCTAAGCCTGCCAGTTGCGGATTTTCGAGCGACAACGTGCTTAACCAACTGTCGTCCAAGTAGCCCATTCTCATTGTTTCAGGTATTTTCCGTAAGAAGGTGCTCACGCTGTCGGTCCAGTCATTATCCGGAGTGTGGTAGCAGGGTCCTGTTAAAACAATTTATCAAGCGTTTTACTGAAAGCAGGGTTAAGGAATTTCTAATTTACAAAGAGATCATACATGCAATGATGATGTGTAAATAATATGGCAGATTTATGCTCGTTGTCACGAGTATATAAAGACTAAAACATGAACATGGTAAAATTATGCTTTCGAAACTCAATATCTAATTTTATTTGCTCTACTGGTTTGAACACAACTGATGAATAAATTCTCAGCTTCTTGCTCAAAACAAGAGCATACAGCTCACCCTAAATTGCGTTGGCTCGTTTGAAATACGCTTATTACAGAAGCATGCACAGTTAACCAATAAAAAGAGAAGTGGGAAGAGTTTCTAATTTTTTTATCTGAAATGTATGAATGTACGAATATTTAGGTTTCAAACGAATTCGAAGTCAGCAGAGATACGATGTACTAGTTTCAGATTTACTTTGAATAGTATATATGCGTATATGAAGAAAGACAGGTCATATTTTTGATGGTACAGCTAacctgaaaagtttttttttttcaaacataacTTGTCCAAGTGTCAGTATTTCTTATTGAAAGGGAAGTACAAGGCACTTGGAATAATATCGGGATTAGACTTTCAGCAAAATGGAAGTTGTAACCTGTAAAATACGTAATATACTTGTAGCATATAAGCCAGCATgccaagcttttaaacttaaaactAGATTAATCGATGTGAGGATAATAAGTGCACTTATTCTTGAACGTGCCTCACACCTGTTTATATTATATTTATGCAAAGGTTCTATGAATGCATGGTAATTTAGCATTGCAGAGAATTTTTCTTAAAAAAAGAATGCAGTTGGTTTATGCGTATTACGTTCATTTGGAAGAGCACAGAATTTACAATATTAGCAACTTTTGTGGAAACTAATTcgaatactgtaatatttgttTGAATAATCGAAGTGCTCGAACGCTCGCGCATAGTTAAAACAACGTTCAAGTTCAAGCTGCAGTTTATTCAATATCGACAGTATTAGTTGGCAGGAGAGTATTTACAAGATTGGTAATTTTCAAGGAGccccaaaataaaaaagagggGTGTGGGGCTACCACACAAGATGTTTACAAGAAAGAGGACATACAGTATCCttgatgagaaaaaaaagcagagagaaaATAAGTACAAATATACGTATATGTtcaacagacaaaaagaaaaagataacacAGAAAAACAGTTGAAAATTGCAATACAAAACTAAAGAGCACTCTAACAcctataaaaaaagaaattgctaGAATGAAGACAGTTCTCACAAGAAGTACTTGCTTTTTGAACGCGTGCACTATGACTGATTATTTAAAGTTATAAGTAAGAGAATTCCACAGCTTGATAAACCCCTATAGTTGCTCGATTTTTTAACTATGCTAAAAGAAAGCATTCATGATGTAGAAGAAACATATGCGGCAGGCATGTCAGAATGGCAACATTTTGAAAGTGGCGGCAAGGCGTAGCATTGCACCTGCACTCTTCAATAGTGTTGTAGGAATCTGGGGAGATGAAGTTGTCACCCCTCAGCAATACCAAAGCGATCGCTGCTGCACAGAGCAAATATATCCTTCGAGTGAAGCATTAGATCCATAGTTAATTAGGCTGATATGACGAAGAGTGTTCCCACCGGTGGTACCGGCGCCATATCAGAGGGGACAGAAGCAAAAGATTCACTTTTTGCATCATATTGCCTGCAGCCCCTATCCGAAAAAAATCCCCACTTCGTCGTGAAGTGTCCCTCTTCACAACGAAGTGTCCACTTCGAAGACATATGCCAAGAAAAAGGCCAAGACAAATGCTAGGGTTTTCGGGAACAATGTCAAAGCGAGCTGTTAAGGACGGAGATATGTGAAGCACTTAAATATCGAACAAAGTTGTTTTGCCCGTGCTCATTTGCATACTTTACCGAGCGGAGTACGAGTTAAGATTGGCGCTGGCGGCTTAGAAGAATACGCGAAAGGCAGCAGCGTATGCTAGCCACTCATGGCGACAGATGTTAACAAGTACCAGGGAGGGCGACTTGCCCTTAGGCAGACCGATGTGCCTTGAGACgaatctcctcaaaaagaaaaaaagttgaaaaaaaaactagtaaaaTGTCATTAGTTTATTCCAACGTGTACACATTCCTTCAGGTTCTTCTAGCAAACTTTATGCCAAGTTTCTTCCATTGGCCACGAGTGATCAAGGCCTCTTTTCCCTTGTTCAACATAGAATTAAAGGATGGCTTTGTGAAAAACGTAGAGAGGGTGTGTAGGGGTGCTGAGCTGAGAGGATAGTACGACTTAGTGTATAGTGGTGCTAAGCTGGAAGGGTAATGCGACTTACCTGCAGTAACCTTTGAG
Coding sequences within:
- the LOC142765526 gene encoding uncharacterized protein LOC142765526 isoform X1, with protein sequence MDICLSGREGEQRLRKKRDYAQILRIDMGALVIALAMFATYSFGSAENVFSKVTAGPCYHTPDNDWTDSVSTFLRKIPETMRMGYLDDSWLSTLSLENPQLAGLGSMWNYKPPYVFCANNNTFIEVIVFAEEPLRISVDWRSCTSSNGTLGSTVSATNLRLLFSVQPTTNGPVQIRLHTVKPDTLEDPTLFVTGASDGMSKFVRAISNLGMPYLELGWKSYLRDNMQSLIDRHVA
- the LOC142765526 gene encoding uncharacterized protein LOC142765526 isoform X2; translation: MGALVIALAMFATYSFGSAENVFSKVTAGPCYHTPDNDWTDSVSTFLRKIPETMRMGYLDDSWLSTLSLENPQLAGLGSMWNYKPPYVFCANNNTFIEVIVFAEEPLRISVDWRSCTSSNGTLGSTVSATNLRLLFSVQPTTNGPVQIRLHTVKPDTLEDPTLFVTGASDGMSKFVRAISNLGMPYLELGWKSYLRDNMQSLIDRHVA